Genomic DNA from Bacteroides zhangwenhongii:
TCCTGCTATTTTCAATAAGAGCATTAAAGACATAGCACATATGAGCTACCCGAAGTTTGTCATCTCCCGCTTATGGCGGGACGGACACGTCAGCATTCCGACTTCCGACAAGGTGCTGAAAGAGGGAGACCGTCTGTTGGTTATCACTGCGGAGAAAGATGCTTTGGCGTTGACTGTACTTTTCGGTGAACAGGAAAATACGGATTGGAACAAAGAGGACATTGACTGGAATGCGATTGACAGCGAACTGGTTTCACAGCGTATCGTCATCACTCGTCCCGAACTGAATGGAAAGAAGCTGGGATCACTCCGATTGAGAAATCATTACGGCATCAATATCAGCCGTGTCTATCGTTCGGGTGTGCAACTGCTCGCTACTCCGGAGTTGATACTCCAGTTGGGCGACCGGCTGACAGTAGTAGGGGAGAAAGCTGCCATCCTGAATGTGGAAAAAGTATTGGGTAATGCCATTAAAAGCTTGAAAGAACCCAATCTGGTTGTTATATTCATCGGAATTGTATTGGGATTGGCATTGGGAGCTATTCCCTTTTCAATACCGGGTGTCAGTACTCCCGTGAAACTGGGACTGGCCGGCGGACCGATTATTGTTGGCATTCTTTTGGGGACATTCGGACCACGGATACACATGATAACCTACACTACCCGCAGCGCGAATCTGATGTTGCGTGCCTTAGGACTTTCCCTGTATCTCGCCTGTCTGGGATTGGATGCCGGAGCTCACTTTTTCGACACCGTATTCCGTCCGGAAGGTCTGCTGTGGATTGCTTTGGGAGTCGGACTGACTATCATCCCGACAGTATTGGTAGGTTTTGTCGCCTTCAAAATGATGAAGATCGATTTTGGTACGGTATCCGGTATGTTGTGTGGAAGTATGGCCAATCCGATGGCGTTGAATTATGCTAATGATACAATACCCGGTGATAACCCTTCTGTGGCTTATGCGACGGTATATCCGCTCTGTATGTTCCTGCGGGTGATTATCGCACAAGTACTTCTGATGTTCTTCTTGGGCTGAAAAATGAAACTTTGAATAAAAAATAATAACCGGATAAATAAAAAAGTATTATATTTATCGCGAATAATCAAAAA
This window encodes:
- a CDS encoding putative transporter is translated as MEWLYSLFLEHSALQAVVVLSLISAVGLGLGRVHFWGVSLGVTFVFFTGILAGHLGLSVDPQMLNYAESFGLVIFVYSLGLQVGPGFFSSFRKGGVTLNMLALGVVLLGTLLTVVASYATGVSLPDMVGILCGATTNTPALGAAQQTLKQMGLESSTPALGCAVAYPMGVVGVILAVLLIRKALVRKEDLEIKEKDDANKTYIAAFQVHNPAIFNKSIKDIAHMSYPKFVISRLWRDGHVSIPTSDKVLKEGDRLLVITAEKDALALTVLFGEQENTDWNKEDIDWNAIDSELVSQRIVITRPELNGKKLGSLRLRNHYGINISRVYRSGVQLLATPELILQLGDRLTVVGEKAAILNVEKVLGNAIKSLKEPNLVVIFIGIVLGLALGAIPFSIPGVSTPVKLGLAGGPIIVGILLGTFGPRIHMITYTTRSANLMLRALGLSLYLACLGLDAGAHFFDTVFRPEGLLWIALGVGLTIIPTVLVGFVAFKMMKIDFGTVSGMLCGSMANPMALNYANDTIPGDNPSVAYATVYPLCMFLRVIIAQVLLMFFLG